In Hyphomicrobiales bacterium, a single window of DNA contains:
- the rplL gene encoding 50S ribosomal protein L7/L12: MADLAKIVEDLSALTVLEAAELSKMLEEKWGVSAAAPVAVAAAGGGAAAAPVEEKTEFTVVLAAAGDKKIEVIKEVRAITGLGLKEAKDLVEGAPKPVKEGVNKKDAEDMKKKLEAAGAKVELK; encoded by the coding sequence ATGGCTGATCTCGCCAAAATCGTTGAAGACCTGTCCGCCCTGACCGTCCTGGAAGCTGCTGAGCTGTCCAAGATGCTCGAAGAGAAGTGGGGCGTTTCCGCTGCTGCTCCGGTGGCCGTTGCTGCCGCTGGCGGCGGTGCTGCCGCTGCTCCGGTGGAAGAGAAGACCGAATTCACGGTCGTTCTCGCCGCCGCTGGCGACAAGAAGATCGAAGTGATCAAGGAAGTCCGTGCCATCACCGGCCTCGGCCTCAAGGAAGCCAAGGACCTCGTCGAAGGCGCTCCGAAGCCCGTGAAGGAAGGCGTCAACAAGAAGGACGCCGAAGACATGAAGAAGAAGCTCGAAGCGGCTGGCGCCAAGGTCGAGCTGAAGTAA
- the rplA gene encoding 50S ribosomal protein L1, whose protein sequence is MAKLPKRMQKSHAGIDANKSFGLDEAVKLVKERAIAKFDETIEVSMNLGVDPRHADQMVRGVCNLPNGSGRKVRVGVFAKGPKAEEAKKAGADVVGAEDLFEIVNKGTIDFDRCIATPDMMGLVGRLGKVLGPRNMMPNPKVGTVTMDVTAAVKAAKGGAVEFRVEKAGIVQAGIGKASFSAEQIAQNVRAFVDAVNKAKPTGAKGTYVKKISISSTMGPGVKIDAASTGTA, encoded by the coding sequence ATGGCAAAGCTCCCCAAGCGCATGCAGAAGAGCCACGCTGGCATCGACGCCAACAAGTCCTTCGGCCTCGATGAAGCCGTGAAGCTCGTCAAGGAACGCGCCATCGCCAAGTTCGACGAGACTATCGAAGTGTCGATGAACCTCGGCGTCGATCCGCGCCATGCTGACCAGATGGTCCGCGGCGTGTGCAACCTGCCGAACGGTTCGGGCCGCAAGGTCCGCGTCGGCGTGTTCGCCAAGGGCCCGAAGGCTGAAGAAGCCAAGAAGGCCGGTGCCGACGTTGTTGGCGCCGAAGATCTCTTCGAGATCGTCAACAAGGGCACGATCGACTTCGACCGCTGCATCGCCACGCCGGACATGATGGGCCTCGTCGGCCGTCTCGGCAAGGTGCTGGGCCCGCGCAACATGATGCCGAACCCCAAGGTCGGCACCGTGACGATGGATGTCACCGCTGCGGTCAAGGCCGCCAAGGGTGGCGCTGTCGAGTTCCGCGTGGAGAAGGCCGGCATCGTGCAGGCCGGTATCGGCAAGGCATCGTTCTCCGCCGAACAGATCGCCCAGAACGTGCGCGCCTTCGTGGACGCCGTGAACAAGGCGAAGCCCACCGGTGCCAAGGGCACCTACGTGAAGAAGATTTCGATCTCGTCCACCATGGGTCCCGGCGTCAAGATCGACGCCGCTTCCACGGGTACGGCGTAA
- the rpoB gene encoding DNA-directed RNA polymerase subunit beta — protein MADTRTTAASRKRIRKVFGKGIEVAEMPNLIEVQRESYDQFLQVKEPAGGRLNEGLQSVFKSVFPISDFAGQAVLEFVRYEFEAPKFDVDECQQRGMTFAAPLKVTLRLIVFEVDPDTQAKSVKDIKEQDVYMGDIPLMTKNGTFVVNGTERVIVSQMHRSPGVFFDNDKGKSHSSGKILFAARVIPYRGSWLDFEFDAKDIIHARIDRRRKLPVTTLLYALGMHAEEILHTFYKSVPYTMGKEGWKTPFNPDRFKGIKPAVDLIDAKTGQVVVEAGKKITPRLARKIAEDGTKELLLRDEDLYGHYLADELVNPETGEIYGEAGDELTEKSLNGLKDRGFKTLNLLDIDHINTGAYIRNTLKADKVETYEQALVEVYRVMRPGEPPTREGAEALWNGLFFDQERYDLSAVGRVKMNMRLEVDVPDTIRVLRKDDILEVIKVLHNLRDSKGDVDDIDHLGNRRVRSVGELMENQYRLGLVRMERAIKERLSSVDIDTVMPHDLINAKPAAAAVREFFGSSQLSQFMDQTNPLSEITHKRRLSALGPGGLTRERAGFEVRDVHTTHYGRICPIETPEGPNIGLINSLATYARVNKYGFIETPYRKVVGGKVTNEVKYLSAIEESKYYIGQANVALTKDNRFADELVIVRHHGDVLPMPADRVDFIDVSPKQIVSVAAALIPFLENDDANRALMGSNMQRQAVPLVRSSAPFVGTGMEAVVARDSGAAITARRAGVVDQVDAKRIVIRATEETDPSKPGVDIYTLSKFQRSNQSTCINQRPLVRVGDAIGAADIIADGPSTELGDLALGQNVLVAFMPWNGYNFEDSILLSERIVKDDVFTSIHIEEFDVMARDTKLGPEEITRDIPNVGEESLRNLDEAGIVYIGAEVKPGDILVGKITPKGESPMTPEEKLLRAIFGEKASDVRDTSLRLPPGVSGTIVEVRVFNRHGVDKDERALSIEREEIERLAKDRDDEMNILDRNSYGRLKDFLSGKIATSGPRGHKLDGKISNAQLDDIPRSQWWNIALGNDKAMAELEAMKVQYDDSKKALETRFMDKVEKLQRGDELPPGVMKMVKVFVAVKRKIQPGDKMAGRHGNKGVVSRIVPQEDMPYLADGTPVDIVLNPLGVPSRMNVGQILETHLGWACAGMGRKVGEMLEVYRETEKVKPLRDGLVDIYGKNAEIEAMDDSQIVEYAQNVKKGVPIATPVFDGAREEDIAKMLTDAGLSTSGQIELYDGKTGEKFDRKVTVGYIYMLKLHHLVDDKIHARSIGPYSLVTQQPLGGKAQFGGQRFGEMEVWALEAYGAAYTLQEMLTVKSDDVAGRTKVYEAIVRGDDAFETGIPESFNVLVKEMRSLGLNVELQSGQGAQGGPPAQAAE, from the coding sequence ATGGCCGATACCCGTACGACTGCAGCAAGCCGCAAGCGCATCCGCAAAGTGTTTGGCAAAGGCATCGAAGTTGCCGAGATGCCGAACCTCATCGAGGTGCAGCGCGAATCCTACGACCAGTTCCTTCAGGTGAAGGAACCGGCCGGCGGACGCCTGAACGAAGGCCTGCAGTCGGTGTTCAAGTCGGTGTTTCCGATTTCGGATTTCGCCGGCCAGGCGGTGCTCGAGTTCGTGCGCTATGAATTCGAAGCGCCGAAGTTCGACGTCGATGAATGCCAGCAGCGCGGCATGACCTTCGCGGCACCCCTCAAGGTGACGCTGCGCCTCATCGTGTTCGAAGTCGATCCCGATACCCAGGCCAAGTCGGTCAAAGACATCAAGGAGCAGGACGTCTACATGGGCGACATTCCGCTCATGACCAAGAACGGCACCTTCGTCGTCAACGGCACCGAGCGCGTCATCGTTTCCCAGATGCACCGTTCGCCCGGCGTGTTCTTCGACAATGACAAGGGCAAGAGCCACTCCTCCGGCAAGATCCTGTTCGCCGCCCGCGTCATTCCCTATCGCGGCTCGTGGCTGGACTTCGAGTTCGACGCCAAGGACATCATCCACGCCCGCATCGACCGCCGCCGCAAGCTGCCGGTGACGACGCTGCTTTATGCGCTCGGCATGCACGCCGAGGAAATTCTCCACACCTTCTACAAGTCCGTGCCCTACACCATGGGCAAGGAAGGCTGGAAGACGCCCTTCAATCCCGACCGCTTCAAGGGCATCAAGCCCGCCGTTGACCTCATCGACGCCAAGACCGGCCAGGTCGTTGTCGAGGCCGGCAAGAAGATCACGCCGCGCCTCGCCCGCAAGATCGCGGAAGACGGCACCAAGGAATTGTTGCTGCGCGACGAAGACCTCTACGGCCACTATCTCGCCGACGAACTGGTGAACCCGGAAACGGGCGAAATCTACGGTGAAGCCGGTGACGAACTGACCGAAAAGTCGCTGAACGGTCTCAAGGACCGGGGCTTCAAGACCCTGAACCTGCTCGACATCGACCACATCAACACCGGCGCCTACATCCGCAACACGCTGAAGGCCGACAAGGTGGAAACCTACGAGCAGGCGCTCGTGGAAGTCTATCGCGTCATGCGCCCCGGCGAACCGCCGACGCGCGAAGGTGCGGAAGCCCTGTGGAACGGCCTGTTCTTCGACCAGGAGCGCTACGACCTCTCGGCCGTGGGCCGCGTGAAGATGAACATGCGCCTCGAAGTGGACGTGCCGGACACGATCCGCGTGCTGCGCAAGGACGACATCCTCGAAGTCATCAAGGTTCTTCACAACCTGCGCGACTCGAAGGGCGACGTGGACGACATCGATCACCTCGGCAACCGCCGTGTGCGTTCGGTGGGCGAACTCATGGAGAACCAGTACCGCCTGGGCCTCGTCCGCATGGAGCGCGCCATCAAGGAACGCCTGTCGTCCGTCGATATCGACACCGTGATGCCGCATGACCTGATCAACGCCAAGCCGGCGGCCGCCGCCGTGCGCGAGTTCTTCGGGTCTTCGCAGCTTTCGCAGTTCATGGACCAGACCAACCCGCTCTCGGAAATCACCCACAAGCGCCGCCTCTCGGCCCTTGGCCCGGGTGGTCTGACGCGTGAGCGTGCCGGCTTCGAAGTCCGCGACGTGCACACCACGCACTACGGCCGCATCTGCCCGATCGAAACGCCGGAAGGCCCGAACATCGGCCTCATCAACTCGCTGGCCACCTATGCCCGCGTGAACAAGTACGGTTTCATCGAGACGCCCTACCGCAAGGTGGTGGGTGGCAAGGTGACCAACGAGGTGAAGTACCTCTCGGCCATCGAAGAGTCGAAGTACTACATCGGACAGGCCAACGTTGCCCTCACCAAGGACAACAGGTTCGCTGATGAACTGGTGATCGTGCGCCATCACGGCGACGTGCTGCCGATGCCGGCCGACCGCGTCGATTTCATCGACGTGTCTCCGAAGCAGATTGTCTCTGTCGCCGCGGCCTTGATCCCGTTCCTTGAGAACGACGACGCCAACCGCGCCCTCATGGGTTCGAACATGCAGCGCCAGGCCGTGCCGCTCGTGCGTTCCTCCGCGCCCTTCGTGGGCACGGGCATGGAAGCCGTGGTCGCCCGCGACTCGGGCGCCGCCATCACGGCGCGCCGCGCCGGTGTGGTGGACCAGGTGGACGCCAAGCGCATCGTCATCCGTGCCACGGAAGAGACCGATCCGTCCAAGCCCGGCGTCGACATCTACACGCTGTCGAAGTTCCAGCGCTCCAACCAGTCCACCTGCATCAACCAGCGTCCGCTGGTGCGCGTGGGTGACGCGATCGGGGCTGCCGACATCATCGCCGATGGTCCGTCCACGGAGCTTGGCGATCTCGCCCTCGGCCAGAACGTGCTCGTCGCGTTCATGCCCTGGAATGGCTACAATTTCGAAGATTCGATCCTCCTCTCGGAACGCATCGTGAAGGACGACGTGTTCACCTCCATCCACATCGAGGAATTCGATGTGATGGCGCGCGACACGAAGCTTGGCCCGGAAGAAATCACCCGCGACATTCCGAACGTCGGTGAAGAATCCCTCCGCAATCTCGACGAAGCGGGCATCGTCTACATCGGCGCCGAAGTGAAGCCGGGCGACATCCTCGTCGGCAAGATCACGCCGAAGGGCGAGAGCCCGATGACGCCGGAAGAGAAGCTGCTGCGCGCCATCTTCGGCGAAAAGGCCTCCGACGTGCGCGACACGTCGCTGCGCCTGCCGCCCGGCGTGTCCGGCACCATCGTCGAAGTGCGCGTCTTCAACCGCCATGGCGTCGACAAGGACGAACGTGCGCTGTCGATCGAGCGCGAGGAAATCGAGCGTCTCGCCAAGGATCGCGACGACGAAATGAACATCCTCGACCGCAACTCCTACGGCCGTCTCAAGGACTTCCTGTCCGGCAAGATCGCAACGTCAGGACCGCGCGGCCACAAGCTGGACGGCAAGATCAGCAACGCGCAGCTGGACGACATTCCGCGCTCGCAGTGGTGGAACATCGCCCTTGGCAACGACAAGGCCATGGCCGAACTCGAAGCCATGAAGGTGCAGTACGACGACTCCAAGAAGGCGCTCGAAACGCGCTTCATGGACAAGGTCGAAAAGCTGCAGCGCGGTGACGAACTTCCGCCCGGCGTGATGAAGATGGTCAAGGTCTTCGTCGCCGTGAAGCGCAAGATCCAGCCGGGCGACAAGATGGCCGGCCGTCACGGCAACAAGGGTGTCGTCTCCCGCATCGTTCCGCAGGAAGACATGCCTTATCTTGCCGACGGTACGCCGGTGGACATCGTTCTGAACCCGCTGGGCGTGCCTTCGCGCATGAACGTCGGCCAGATTCTCGAGACCCACCTTGGTTGGGCTTGCGCAGGCATGGGCCGCAAGGTCGGCGAGATGCTGGAAGTCTATCGCGAGACGGAGAAGGTGAAGCCGCTGCGTGACGGCCTCGTCGACATCTACGGCAAGAATGCCGAGATCGAGGCGATGGATGACTCGCAGATCGTGGAATACGCCCAGAACGTGAAGAAGGGCGTGCCGATTGCCACGCCGGTCTTCGATGGCGCCCGCGAGGAAGACATCGCCAAGATGTTGACCGATGCCGGCCTCTCGACCTCGGGTCAGATCGAACTCTACGACGGCAAGACCGGCGAGAAGTTCGACCGCAAGGTCACCGTGGGTTACATCTACATGCTGAAGCTG
- the rplJ gene encoding 50S ribosomal protein L10, with amino-acid sequence MERAEKKELVATFNTVAKSTGVLVVAHNKGLTANQVLDLRNKMAKAGATVKVVKNRLAVRALEGTDAAGIAKLFIGPTMVAYGADPVSAPKVAADFAKAHEKFVVLGGALGKTTLDASGVKALAELPSLDQLRGKIIGLIQAPATKIAGVLQAPAGQLARVFNAYATKS; translated from the coding sequence GTGGAAAGAGCTGAAAAGAAAGAGCTCGTCGCAACGTTCAACACCGTGGCCAAGTCCACTGGTGTGCTCGTCGTGGCCCACAACAAAGGCTTGACTGCGAACCAGGTCCTCGACCTGCGGAACAAGATGGCCAAGGCGGGCGCGACCGTAAAGGTCGTGAAGAACCGCCTCGCTGTGCGCGCTCTCGAAGGCACCGACGCTGCCGGAATCGCCAAGCTGTTCATCGGCCCCACCATGGTGGCCTATGGCGCTGACCCGGTTTCGGCCCCGAAGGTGGCTGCCGACTTCGCCAAGGCCCACGAGAAGTTCGTGGTCCTCGGCGGTGCCCTCGGCAAGACCACCCTCGATGCCAGCGGCGTCAAGGCACTCGCGGAACTGCCGTCGCTTGATCAACTGCGCGGCAAGATCATCGGGCTCATCCAGGCCCCGGCGACGAAGATCGCTGGTGTCCTGCAGGCGCCCGCTGGCCAACTGGCCCGCGTGTTCAATGCCTACGCCACGAAGAGCTGA